From the Pontibaca methylaminivorans genome, the window TACGATTTCATCAATCCCGATGTCATGGTCTATTTCCGGCGCCGGCTTGAACAGGCGCCCCGCGATGCGAATTTCGCCCTGAACTATGTCAAGGCCCATGCCACGACCCCACAGATGCGCGAGGACGTCTGCAAGGCGCTGATCTTCAAGACAAATGTGCTCTGGGTGCAGCTTGACGCGCTGTATCATGCCTATGTCTCGGGCTTTCCGCCGCCCGGTGCCTTCGTTCCCGCGGAACACTGAAAGGGGGTCCGGGATGACAGCCAGAGCGCCGAAATTCAGCATAACCCCGGAAAGCCGCCCGGTGCTGCCGCGCTATGTGACGCTGAAACACGACCGGATGCGCGAACGCTGGCTGCTGCTGGCGCCCGAGCGGATTCTCATCCCCGACGACATCGCGGTCGAGGTGCTGAAGCTCTGCGACGGCAGGGCGACGGTGCAGGATCTCGTCGTCACGCTCGCGGCCCGCTACAGCGCGCCCGAAAGCACGATCATGCAGGACGTGACCCATATGCTGCAGGGGCTTGCCGACAAGGGTTTCCTTGTCGAAACGAAGGAGGTCGCATCATGACCGAGAACCGGCCCGGAAGCATCGAACCGGACAAATCCTCCCCCTACGGCCTGCCGCTTTCGGTTCTGGCCGAGATCACCCATCGCTGTCCGCTGCAGTGCCCCTATTGCTCGAACCCGGTCGAACTCGAACGTGCGAAAGGCGAACTCACCACCGAGGAATGGCACCGCGTGCTCGGGGAACTGGCCGATATGGGCGTGCTTCAGATCCATTTTTCGGGCGGCGAGCCCACCGCGCGCAAGGATCTGGTCGACCTCGTGCAGCGCGCGACCGATGTGGGGCTTTATTCCAACCTCATCACCTCGGCGGTGCTGCTTGGCCGCGAGCGGCTGAAGGCGCTTTACGATGCGGGGCTCAGCCATGTGCAGATCAGCTTTCAGGGCAGCGAGGATGCGCTCGCGAACCGCATCGGCGGCTACAGGCGGGGCCATCAGAAAAAGCTCGAGGCGG encodes:
- the pqqD gene encoding pyrroloquinoline quinone biosynthesis peptide chaperone PqqD, with protein sequence MTARAPKFSITPESRPVLPRYVTLKHDRMRERWLLLAPERILIPDDIAVEVLKLCDGRATVQDLVVTLAARYSAPESTIMQDVTHMLQGLADKGFLVETKEVAS